In a single window of the Acidobacteriota bacterium genome:
- a CDS encoding ABC-F family ATP-binding cassette domain-containing protein has protein sequence MLFRFSDITKSYGGNEVLRGVSFQINPGEKVGLVGRNGAGKTTLFRLLTGAESPDEGAVVKMNGLRIGLLDQHVDFGAGDTVHTAALSAFKQIHDIEAEMRRLERQMETDHSDAILERYADLQTEFEHADGFTYAAKAESVLLGVGFSREQWNMDTAILSGGQKNRLGMASLLLSNADLLLLDEPTNHLDVNAVEWLEGYLKEIDKAFVIISHDRYFLDRTAERIIEIENGKAVSYKGNYSKFIVERELRREQQQREYENQQALINKTQEFIRRNLEGQKTKQAKSRRTMLERMERIDAVRSEKHGGNFNLKNVERTGNNVLTTEDLAIGYGDTVLAKAINISLHRGGVLGVIGANGTGKTTLLKTLLGQIREVSGRVTWGTKVNIGYYSQSLDDLYDGNDVIAEFRRVAPMVENGEVRSFLARFLFFGEDIEKKVRDLSGGEKGRLALAKLIYSQKNVLILDEPTNHLDIPAREALEAALDEYPGTIITVSHDRFFLDRIATQILSLEADGTVLDFNGNYTEFHDWRDSRRAASDDKNVRSNVIVVKSAPNAARTKFSKNQRQQIERRIAEIEKRLPDMEKEVLRLTSEMSEPEVAADYPRLQELTDALTKAEESVNAHYREWEELNAELI, from the coding sequence GTGTTGTTTCGCTTCTCTGACATCACCAAATCCTACGGAGGCAACGAGGTTCTCCGAGGTGTGTCGTTCCAGATCAACCCCGGCGAAAAGGTCGGACTGGTTGGGCGTAACGGCGCAGGTAAGACCACGCTGTTTCGTTTGCTTACAGGAGCCGAGTCGCCCGACGAGGGGGCGGTCGTAAAGATGAACGGCCTCCGCATCGGCTTGTTGGATCAGCACGTTGATTTTGGGGCCGGTGACACGGTTCACACCGCTGCTTTGTCGGCCTTCAAGCAGATCCATGATATTGAGGCCGAAATGCGACGCTTGGAAAGACAGATGGAAACCGACCATTCTGATGCGATCCTTGAGCGTTACGCGGATCTTCAGACGGAGTTCGAACACGCCGACGGGTTTACTTATGCTGCCAAGGCCGAGTCCGTTCTGCTGGGTGTCGGATTCAGCCGAGAACAGTGGAACATGGACACTGCGATCCTGTCCGGCGGCCAAAAGAACCGGCTGGGAATGGCTAGCTTACTGCTGTCGAATGCGGATCTACTCTTGCTTGACGAGCCTACGAATCATCTTGACGTAAATGCGGTCGAATGGCTTGAGGGGTATTTAAAGGAGATCGACAAGGCGTTTGTGATCATCAGCCACGACCGCTATTTCCTGGATCGCACCGCCGAAAGGATCATTGAGATAGAGAACGGCAAGGCTGTCAGTTATAAGGGGAATTATTCAAAGTTCATCGTTGAGCGCGAGCTTCGACGCGAACAGCAGCAACGTGAATATGAAAACCAGCAGGCGCTGATCAATAAGACGCAGGAATTCATCCGCCGAAATCTGGAAGGTCAAAAGACAAAGCAGGCAAAATCTCGCCGAACCATGCTCGAGCGAATGGAGCGAATCGATGCCGTCCGAAGCGAGAAGCATGGCGGAAACTTCAATTTGAAGAACGTCGAAAGAACAGGCAACAATGTTCTCACTACCGAAGACCTCGCCATCGGCTATGGCGACACAGTCCTTGCAAAAGCGATCAATATCTCCCTGCATCGCGGAGGTGTTCTCGGTGTAATTGGTGCAAACGGTACAGGCAAAACTACACTTTTAAAAACATTACTCGGCCAGATCCGCGAGGTCTCCGGCAGAGTGACGTGGGGAACCAAGGTTAACATCGGCTATTATTCGCAGTCACTCGACGACCTCTATGACGGAAACGACGTGATCGCGGAGTTTCGCCGTGTCGCTCCAATGGTCGAAAATGGTGAGGTCCGGTCGTTTCTGGCACGTTTTCTTTTTTTCGGAGAAGACATCGAAAAGAAGGTACGGGATCTTTCGGGCGGCGAAAAGGGAAGACTGGCCCTAGCAAAACTGATCTACTCTCAGAAGAATGTTTTGATACTCGACGAACCGACGAATCATCTGGACATTCCGGCCCGAGAAGCACTGGAAGCGGCATTGGACGAATATCCGGGAACGATCATAACCGTTAGCCACGACCGCTTTTTCCTTGATCGTATCGCGACACAGATCCTATCGCTGGAGGCAGATGGAACAGTTCTCGATTTCAACGGGAATTACACCGAGTTTCACGATTGGCGGGACAGCAGGCGTGCAGCAAGCGATGATAAGAACGTGAGGTCCAACGTAATTGTAGTGAAATCTGCACCGAACGCCGCCCGAACCAAATTCTCAAAAAACCAACGTCAGCAGATAGAACGGCGGATCGCAGAGATCGAAAAACGGCTTCCGGACATGGAAAAAGAAGTACTGCGGCTGACAAGTGAGATGTCAGAACCGGAAGTAGCTGCGGACTATCCGCGGCTTCAGGAACTAACGGACGCGCTAACTAAAGCCGAAGAAAGCGTCAACGCCCATTACCGGGAATGGGAAGAGCTTAACGCGGAGTTGATCTAG
- a CDS encoding M20/M25/M40 family metallo-hydrolase, whose translation MAAFIALQTGSTKAGPSEFWISVDSSELQHILSNRGSKKRSSLSDVGVEQVVGDLAILKLTDEQMEDLSRAMHDNFHKCSGYVAHTDENEALIWARDQYAARTESQFVNYTIDNPIAVNSMLNYVNEPHLRQTIIDLSAFPNRRYNQASGLQSANWIKDKWSLLAARQSRGQISIEFFNHPTATSPQPSIIMTIWGTRFPDEIIVLGAHQDSINSSGQTASAPGADDDASGIATLTETIRVMMETGFKPERTVQFMAYAAEEVGLRGSNAIATSYRNANKNVLGVMQLDMTNYRGTQGYDMVMITDNTNAAQNQFLRDLLTTYQPGLTIGNSSCGYACSDHASWHNKSYPASFPFEAPLGNDNSAIHTANDTIARSNNNANHAVRFSKLALSYIGELAKGCVAIATRC comes from the coding sequence TTGGCCGCTTTTATTGCCCTTCAGACCGGCAGCACTAAAGCCGGTCCATCGGAGTTCTGGATCTCAGTTGACTCGTCGGAACTGCAGCATATCCTTTCGAACCGCGGTTCTAAGAAACGCAGCAGCCTTTCGGATGTCGGCGTTGAACAGGTCGTTGGCGACCTAGCGATCCTGAAACTTACTGACGAGCAGATGGAAGATCTGTCGCGTGCTATGCACGACAACTTTCATAAGTGCAGCGGATATGTGGCGCACACTGACGAGAACGAAGCGTTAATTTGGGCACGAGATCAATACGCAGCCAGGACCGAGTCGCAATTCGTAAACTACACTATCGACAATCCTATCGCGGTCAATTCCATGTTGAATTACGTCAACGAGCCGCATCTCCGTCAGACAATTATAGATCTCTCGGCGTTTCCGAACCGCCGTTACAATCAAGCTAGCGGCCTCCAATCGGCTAACTGGATAAAGGACAAGTGGTCACTGCTTGCGGCTCGTCAAAGCCGCGGACAGATCTCGATCGAGTTCTTCAACCACCCAACCGCCACCTCGCCTCAGCCTTCGATCATCATGACGATCTGGGGAACTCGGTTTCCGGACGAGATCATTGTCTTAGGGGCCCACCAGGATTCGATCAATTCATCGGGTCAAACAGCATCGGCTCCCGGCGCCGATGACGATGCGTCCGGGATCGCCACTTTGACCGAAACGATCCGTGTGATGATGGAAACCGGCTTCAAGCCTGAACGAACGGTTCAGTTCATGGCATACGCCGCGGAAGAAGTAGGCCTTCGCGGCTCAAATGCAATTGCAACCTCATACCGCAATGCCAATAAGAACGTTCTCGGCGTAATGCAGTTGGACATGACCAATTACCGGGGCACGCAAGGCTACGATATGGTCATGATCACGGATAACACCAATGCGGCACAGAACCAGTTCCTCCGTGATCTGCTCACCACCTATCAACCGGGCCTGACCATCGGTAACTCCTCGTGCGGCTATGCGTGTTCAGATCATGCGTCTTGGCATAACAAGAGCTACCCTGCGTCGTTCCCTTTTGAGGCGCCTCTCGGCAATGACAACTCCGCGATCCACACCGCGAATGACACGATCGCCCGCAGCAATAATAATGCTAATCACGCGGTTCGTTTCTCAAAACTGGCATTGTCCTATATCGGTGAACTTGCTAAGGGATGTGTTGCGATCGCTACCAGATGTTAG
- a CDS encoding biopolymer transporter ExbD — MGMSMPSSGNEGASPHINVTPLIDVLLVLLIIFMVITPMKPSRFEAKVPAEPKPEQQQANVKPNPLTLVVALNRETGGITLNNEAFGNITDTEPLSNRLKAIFQDRTNNGVFREGTNEVEKTIFIKSPKSMRYGDVVKVIDAAKVAGASPIGLQIDDLAN, encoded by the coding sequence ATGGGAATGTCAATGCCGAGCTCCGGAAATGAAGGAGCTTCCCCACATATTAATGTGACGCCGCTGATCGACGTTCTTCTAGTGCTGCTGATCATCTTTATGGTCATCACGCCGATGAAGCCGAGTCGATTTGAGGCGAAAGTGCCGGCCGAACCGAAACCGGAGCAGCAGCAGGCAAATGTTAAGCCTAATCCGCTTACGCTTGTTGTCGCTCTGAATCGGGAGACCGGCGGCATAACGCTGAACAACGAGGCGTTCGGTAATATTACGGATACTGAACCTCTTAGCAATCGCCTTAAAGCGATCTTTCAGGACCGCACCAATAACGGTGTCTTCCGGGAAGGAACAAACGAGGTTGAGAAGACCATATTCATTAAGTCGCCGAAGTCGATGCGATATGGTGATGTGGTGAAGGTTATCGACGCGGCAAAAGTAGCCGGAGCCTCGCCTATCGGCTTACAGATAGACGATCTTGCAAATTGA
- a CDS encoding SurA N-terminal domain-containing protein: protein MALVQKFNFRSTLAIAIAGISVFAAACGNGTPSAGGPGKVDPNETAAKVNGKIITMEEVDRSVKQQAQGQESKFSPLELAGARLQVLQNLIEQEVMFQKAEKENLVPTDDEITVEINKRKVESRMSAEEFDRRMSEAGLTEKSFRDDIKKALAIAKLVDKVTGRIENPKDSEIEQFYKGNPEMFIKKRGVRLAAIVVDPADGGQGDTTRNQAEAEQRVKEVLAKVSQPASDFGALAREYSEDPSRLQNGDMGYLSEDDLKQNYPQLAAGFMNPQFTVGQITNALNISGRYYIFKLVERIEKDENLTLESPDVRPQIQQLLVENRKQLLAASYQAVAMNEAKIENFLAKKVVDNPNELSGARPAGSMNGESSSNTAANSNTAANANSAANTSANGNSNTASNTAAGSNAANSAEKK from the coding sequence ATGGCACTAGTGCAAAAGTTCAATTTCAGATCTACCCTCGCAATCGCGATCGCCGGGATCTCGGTTTTCGCGGCGGCTTGCGGCAACGGTACACCTTCGGCCGGTGGTCCGGGCAAGGTTGACCCTAACGAAACTGCGGCAAAGGTCAACGGCAAGATCATCACGATGGAAGAGGTTGACCGGTCGGTCAAACAGCAGGCTCAAGGGCAGGAATCAAAATTTTCGCCTCTCGAACTTGCCGGCGCAAGACTTCAGGTCCTTCAGAACCTCATCGAGCAGGAAGTGATGTTCCAGAAAGCCGAAAAGGAGAATCTCGTTCCGACAGATGACGAGATCACGGTTGAGATAAATAAGCGAAAGGTGGAAAGCCGGATGTCGGCCGAGGAATTCGATCGAAGAATGTCGGAAGCCGGGTTAACTGAAAAATCATTTCGTGACGACATCAAGAAGGCATTGGCTATAGCGAAACTCGTTGACAAGGTCACCGGCCGTATCGAGAACCCTAAAGACAGCGAGATCGAGCAGTTCTATAAAGGCAATCCGGAGATGTTCATTAAAAAACGCGGCGTCCGTCTGGCGGCGATCGTCGTCGATCCGGCCGACGGCGGCCAGGGTGACACTACGCGCAACCAGGCCGAAGCGGAACAGAGGGTCAAAGAGGTTCTTGCAAAGGTTTCGCAGCCCGCAAGCGATTTTGGTGCTTTGGCTCGTGAATATAGCGAAGATCCCAGCCGTCTTCAGAACGGGGACATGGGATATCTTAGCGAGGATGATCTGAAGCAAAATTATCCTCAGCTAGCTGCGGGTTTTATGAACCCTCAGTTTACGGTCGGACAAATAACGAATGCTCTGAACATTAGCGGCCGCTACTATATTTTCAAGCTCGTAGAACGCATCGAGAAGGATGAAAATCTTACGCTCGAAAGCCCTGATGTGCGTCCGCAGATACAGCAGCTTCTGGTCGAGAACCGCAAGCAGCTATTGGCAGCGTCGTATCAGGCTGTGGCTATGAACGAAGCTAAGATAGAGAATTTCTTGGCTAAGAAGGTTGTCGACAACCCCAACGAATTGAGCGGGGCACGCCCTGCCGGTTCGATGAACGGTGAGTCGAGCTCGAACACCGCTGCGAATTCGAATACAGCAGCGAATGCGAACTCCGCGGCTAATACGTCAGCAAACGGGAATTCGAATACGGCTTCGAACACCGCAGCAGGGTCAAACGCTGCTAATTCCGCGGAAAAGAAGTAG
- a CDS encoding bifunctional (p)ppGpp synthetase/guanosine-3',5'-bis(diphosphate) 3'-pyrophosphohydrolase codes for MIRIEDIIEKVQHNRPGADTEMIRRAYLFSALHHRGQMRASGEPYLVHPLEVSDILADMRLDDVSVSTGLLHDVVEDTLVDLKTIKEYFGDEVALLVDGLTKIANISDLPKEKQQAENVRKMVLAMITDVRVVLIKLADRLHNMRTMQFLKPEKRERISQETLDIYAPIAHRLGMGKIRGELEDLAFQNLYPDEYRRLARQVDARRPELEANLEKIKSTIAEKLRENDIPFVAIEGRVKRLYSLWKKLKKQKIRIEQVYDLIAARVITPNDKKYCYLTMSVIHDVWTPVPERFKDWIGIPRDNLYRSLHTSVIGENGQPFEVQIRTEEMHHIAEEGVAAHWRYKEKKLGAAEEEENLDELRKTVERLLLPLVEDSERASDSEDFVESLKLDLYPKDVYTFTPQGKVIQLPRGATPIDFAYTIHSDIGDSCTGAKVNGRIVPLRSELHNGDVVEILTTKDSKPSGDWLNFVQTARARSRIRHWISQEQRRESIELGRKMLEKEAERFRLTVKKFLNNEAEIKRIANDYGLSRPDDLFASVGYGKTLPRNVIAKHLGAEKFKELDPEGRKETRLKSAVKAARKFIGMPDDAIVVNGVDNLLITRAKCCNPLRGEEIVGYISLDKGIVVHNKRCKNMSYLMVNKDRIVDVSWAKTTDDHIQAVQLLATTENRTGMLAGITNAIAEIKTGIRDARANVSRDDTGLIEVTVEVHDKKHLDRVISAIEQVPGVLAVERVNS; via the coding sequence ATGATCCGGATCGAGGACATCATAGAAAAGGTTCAGCACAATCGGCCGGGAGCCGATACGGAGATGATCCGTCGAGCCTATTTGTTTTCCGCGTTGCATCATCGTGGTCAGATGAGGGCGTCCGGCGAACCTTATCTTGTTCACCCACTCGAAGTGTCCGACATTCTGGCTGATATGCGGCTCGATGACGTCAGCGTTTCGACCGGCCTTTTGCATGATGTCGTCGAGGACACGCTGGTCGACCTCAAGACGATCAAAGAGTACTTTGGTGACGAGGTCGCTCTGCTGGTCGACGGTCTTACAAAGATCGCTAATATCAGCGATCTCCCGAAAGAGAAACAGCAGGCTGAGAATGTGCGTAAAATGGTTCTTGCCATGATCACGGATGTTCGCGTGGTGCTGATCAAATTGGCCGACCGTCTGCACAACATGCGGACGATGCAGTTCTTAAAACCTGAAAAGCGGGAACGTATATCACAGGAAACATTGGATATATATGCTCCGATAGCACACCGGCTCGGCATGGGTAAGATACGCGGTGAGTTGGAGGATCTGGCGTTTCAAAATCTGTATCCTGACGAATATCGCCGTCTGGCTCGCCAAGTAGATGCACGGCGTCCCGAACTTGAAGCCAATCTTGAGAAGATAAAGTCCACCATCGCTGAAAAACTTCGTGAGAACGATATACCGTTTGTTGCCATCGAAGGCCGCGTAAAGCGCCTCTATTCGCTTTGGAAAAAGCTGAAAAAGCAGAAGATCCGTATAGAACAGGTTTACGATCTGATCGCAGCCAGGGTGATAACGCCGAACGACAAAAAGTATTGCTATCTTACGATGAGTGTCATCCATGACGTGTGGACGCCGGTCCCGGAACGTTTCAAGGATTGGATCGGAATTCCTCGTGACAACCTGTACAGGTCTCTGCACACCTCGGTCATTGGCGAGAACGGACAACCGTTTGAGGTTCAGATCCGTACAGAAGAAATGCATCACATCGCGGAAGAGGGCGTCGCTGCACATTGGCGTTACAAAGAGAAGAAGTTGGGCGCGGCCGAAGAGGAAGAGAATCTCGACGAACTTCGAAAGACCGTCGAACGCCTCTTACTGCCATTGGTAGAAGACTCGGAAAGGGCCAGCGACTCAGAGGATTTTGTAGAAAGTCTGAAGCTCGACCTTTATCCCAAGGATGTTTACACATTTACGCCGCAGGGCAAGGTGATCCAGCTTCCGCGTGGGGCGACGCCGATAGATTTTGCCTACACCATTCACTCGGACATAGGCGATTCCTGTACAGGTGCAAAGGTGAACGGCCGCATCGTTCCTCTTCGCAGTGAATTGCACAACGGGGACGTTGTCGAGATCCTCACTACCAAGGATTCAAAGCCTTCGGGCGACTGGCTTAACTTTGTTCAGACGGCCCGCGCACGTAGCAGGATCCGGCATTGGATATCGCAGGAACAGCGGCGGGAATCAATCGAGCTGGGCCGCAAGATGCTCGAAAAAGAGGCCGAAAGATTTCGTTTGACCGTCAAGAAATTCCTGAATAACGAGGCAGAGATCAAGCGAATCGCCAACGACTATGGACTAAGCCGGCCCGATGACCTATTCGCTTCGGTCGGCTACGGTAAGACCCTGCCGCGCAACGTGATCGCAAAACATTTGGGCGCGGAAAAGTTCAAGGAGCTGGACCCCGAAGGTAGAAAAGAGACTCGGCTGAAGTCAGCGGTCAAGGCGGCCCGCAAGTTCATTGGGATGCCGGATGATGCAATCGTGGTCAACGGCGTCGATAATTTGCTTATTACCCGTGCCAAGTGCTGCAATCCTCTCCGCGGCGAAGAAATTGTGGGTTATATATCCCTAGACAAAGGGATAGTCGTCCATAATAAGCGTTGCAAGAATATGTCCTATTTAATGGTGAACAAGGACCGCATTGTTGATGTCAGTTGGGCCAAGACCACGGACGATCACATACAAGCTGTTCAGCTGCTCGCCACGACCGAAAATCGAACAGGTATGCTCGCCGGGATTACCAATGCCATTGCTGAGATCAAGACCGGCATCCGCGACGCCCGTGCGAATGTGTCACGCGATGACACGGGACTGATCGAGGTCACAGTCGAGGTCCATGACAAGAAGCATTTGGATCGGGTGATCAGCGCGATCGAACAGGTTCCGGGGGTTCTCGCAGTTGAAAGAGTAAATAGCTGA
- a CDS encoding MotA/TolQ/ExbB proton channel family protein, producing MTFVSSLIGTDFSGLFLMFAGEGVSFGIYDIAQSLTIPGWGVIITLLIQSVYLIAVGIERWLTYNKAKAQSRQYAPKVAQALKNSNIEEAINISDKHKDSHLAMVVSSGLKEFAAHQGSGEITADEMEASKRALDRAIAVKTAELKRGLSGLATVGSTAPFVGLFGTVVGIIGAFQALAVNESAGIGAVGGAIAEALVATAFGILVAIPGVWLFNYFTNKVTSFSVEMNNSASELVDYFIRQRAKGAR from the coding sequence ATGACTTTTGTTAGCAGCCTGATCGGAACTGACTTTTCGGGCTTATTTTTGATGTTCGCCGGAGAGGGCGTATCTTTCGGTATCTACGATATCGCACAGAGCCTTACGATCCCGGGTTGGGGGGTTATCATTACCCTCCTTATCCAGTCGGTTTACCTGATCGCTGTTGGTATTGAGCGCTGGCTTACCTATAACAAGGCGAAAGCACAGTCCCGTCAGTATGCACCGAAGGTCGCACAGGCCCTTAAGAACAGCAATATCGAGGAAGCGATCAACATTAGCGACAAGCATAAAGATTCGCACCTCGCTATGGTCGTTTCGAGCGGTCTGAAAGAATTCGCAGCTCATCAGGGCAGCGGAGAGATCACCGCGGACGAGATGGAAGCGTCGAAGCGTGCTCTTGACCGTGCAATTGCTGTCAAGACAGCCGAACTCAAACGCGGCCTTTCGGGTCTCGCAACCGTCGGTTCTACCGCTCCGTTCGTCGGACTGTTCGGAACCGTCGTCGGTATCATCGGTGCGTTCCAGGCTTTGGCGGTGAACGAATCGGCCGGTATCGGTGCGGTCGGCGGCGCTATCGCAGAGGCCCTTGTCGCTACAGCGTTCGGTATTCTCGTTGCAATTCCGGGTGTGTGGCTTTTCAACTACTTTACGAATAAGGTCACAAGCTTTAGCGTTGAAATGAACAACTCGGCATCGGAACTCGTCGATTACTTCATCAGACAGCGTGCAAAAGGCGCCCGTTAA
- a CDS encoding TonB family protein, which translates to MLDQLVESRDNSSVNKRRGEFVLVTFIIAVSVLLASWTASLFGKDFSGVSDGLELTTLVAPVPVAEEEPPPPEEKKPQEQKQPDVDVRKELIQNIMQSPVKPPDTISTTKNQVKEMRLDRITKLGTSDSDTGARVDPGVARVVDSGGTGGLSTGSGTSTRGRDDDDDAPPPPKPTPKPAPKTVSGGVLNGKAISLPKPAYPPAAKAVRAGGSVSVQVLIDENGNVVSANAVSGHPLLQAAAASAARGARFSPTLLSGQPVKVSGVITYNFVP; encoded by the coding sequence ATGCTTGACCAATTAGTAGAATCTAGAGACAACTCCAGCGTTAATAAGAGACGCGGCGAATTCGTCCTCGTGACGTTCATCATCGCAGTTTCAGTATTGCTCGCTTCATGGACCGCAAGTCTTTTCGGAAAGGACTTCAGTGGTGTCAGTGACGGCCTTGAGCTGACGACGCTGGTCGCACCGGTCCCGGTCGCCGAGGAAGAGCCGCCGCCGCCCGAGGAGAAGAAGCCTCAGGAACAGAAGCAGCCTGATGTTGACGTTCGAAAAGAACTAATTCAGAACATCATGCAGTCGCCGGTAAAACCGCCGGACACTATCAGTACGACCAAGAACCAGGTCAAAGAAATGCGTCTTGACCGCATCACCAAGCTGGGTACATCAGATTCTGACACCGGTGCCCGAGTGGATCCGGGAGTAGCTCGTGTTGTCGATTCGGGCGGTACAGGAGGACTTTCTACCGGATCCGGTACGTCTACGCGCGGCCGCGATGATGACGACGATGCACCGCCTCCGCCAAAGCCGACCCCGAAACCCGCCCCCAAAACAGTTTCAGGCGGAGTTTTGAACGGTAAGGCCATCAGCCTGCCGAAGCCGGCCTATCCGCCGGCAGCAAAAGCTGTCCGTGCCGGCGGTTCGGTAAGCGTGCAGGTTTTGATCGACGAGAATGGCAACGTTGTTTCAGCTAACGCCGTAAGCGGCCACCCGCTGCTTCAGGCAGCTGCCGCATCGGCGGCTCGCGGAGCCAGATTCAGCCCGACACTTCTCTCCGGACAACCGGTCAAGGTTTCAGGTGTCATCACATACAATTTTGTGCCGTAA
- a CDS encoding RidA family protein yields MKKIVSTENAPGAIGPYSQAVSVNGMVYCSGQIPIDPATGEFVPGGIEEQTRQVLKNLSAVLDAAGSSIGNVVKTTVFLADMNDFAVMNEIYAGVFGESKPARATVQAARLPRDARVEIECVALLD; encoded by the coding sequence ATGAAGAAGATCGTCTCCACAGAAAATGCTCCGGGTGCGATCGGGCCCTATTCCCAAGCGGTTTCGGTGAACGGCATGGTTTATTGCTCGGGTCAGATACCCATCGATCCGGCGACAGGGGAATTTGTTCCCGGTGGTATCGAAGAGCAGACGAGGCAGGTCCTGAAGAATCTTTCAGCGGTACTCGATGCAGCCGGCAGCAGCATTGGGAATGTGGTCAAGACCACGGTCTTTCTTGCGGATATGAATGATTTCGCGGTTATGAACGAGATCTACGCAGGTGTGTTCGGTGAGTCAAAGCCGGCCAGGGCTACGGTTCAGGCCGCTAGGCTTCCTCGCGATGCTCGGGTCGAGATCGAGTGCGTGGCATTGTTAGATTAA
- a CDS encoding biopolymer transporter ExbD: MSIGGTEEYNSEINVTPMVDVMLVLLIIFMIVTPLLQQGVSVNLPRDMMSPDEDPDIAKDTSVVIAIPDNSNFYIGKEQFPLDAMGDVVKRRMEGRTPDKRIVYIKSGVDVDYGRVVQAIETIRRQDIDKIGLVADKKKGGDGQN; encoded by the coding sequence ATGAGTATCGGTGGAACCGAGGAATATAACTCCGAGATCAACGTGACACCAATGGTGGACGTGATGTTGGTGCTGCTGATCATTTTTATGATCGTCACACCACTTCTACAACAGGGTGTCTCCGTTAATCTGCCCCGCGACATGATGAGTCCTGATGAGGACCCTGATATTGCGAAAGACACGTCGGTCGTTATCGCCATCCCGGACAACAGCAATTTTTACATTGGTAAAGAGCAGTTTCCGTTGGATGCGATGGGCGATGTGGTCAAGCGTCGAATGGAGGGCAGGACGCCCGACAAACGCATCGTGTATATCAAGAGCGGAGTGGATGTTGATTACGGACGTGTGGTTCAAGCCATCGAGACGATTCGACGACAGGACATCGATAAGATAGGCCTTGTCGCGGATAAGAAAAAAGGTGGCGACGGTCAGAATTAA
- a CDS encoding 50S ribosomal protein L28 gives MAKRCDICGKGPQFGNNVSHANNKTRRRFNPNLQPVRVQLPAGGNAKMKVCTRCIKSGRITKAA, from the coding sequence ATGGCAAAACGCTGCGATATATGCGGGAAAGGCCCGCAGTTCGGAAACAATGTTTCACACGCAAACAACAAAACGCGGAGGCGTTTTAACCCTAACCTTCAGCCCGTAAGGGTGCAGCTGCCTGCCGGCGGCAATGCCAAAATGAAGGTTTGTACGCGTTGTATAAAGTCAGGCCGGATAACAAAAGCCGCCTAA